One genomic segment of Bacillota bacterium includes these proteins:
- a CDS encoding Lrp/AsnC family transcriptional regulator: MLEISEEDVIELLTKLEKNRTILGYHTVIDWEKTQRELVTALIEVKVTPQRGLGFDKIAERIYQYPEVNSVFLMSGGFDLTVIIQGKTMKEVAMFVSQKLAPLEGVLSCSTHFVLKKYKQEGFVFGPEEKDQRAAIWL, translated from the coding sequence ATGCTGGAAATCTCTGAGGAAGACGTGATCGAGCTCTTAACTAAACTTGAGAAAAATCGCACGATTTTGGGCTATCACACCGTGATTGATTGGGAGAAGACCCAGCGGGAGCTGGTTACTGCTTTAATCGAGGTTAAGGTTACTCCGCAGCGTGGCTTGGGTTTTGACAAAATCGCTGAACGGATCTATCAGTATCCGGAGGTGAACAGTGTTTTCCTGATGTCGGGTGGTTTTGATCTGACTGTGATTATCCAAGGTAAAACCATGAAGGAAGTGGCCATGTTTGTCTCCCAGAAGTTGGCGCCGTTAGAAGGAGTATTGAGCTGCTCAACTCACTTTGTCCTCAAGAAGTATAAACAGGAGGGCTTTGTCTTCGGACCGGAAGAAAAAGATCAACGGGCGGCGATCTGGTTATGA
- a CDS encoding AEC family transporter codes for MQVFFYILGSNIVPIFTLIFLGFILSRAFKIDIFTLTKFNLYIYVPIFVFVNLYTTPIDITMLKALMFAIAILIVNTVVSTWTAKMRGYDLSMTSAFKNAVMFYNSGNIGLPLIMLVFSSYPYVIDGQTPYLDLAVTTQVMVLVIQNVTTNTIAVFNAGRAYLDWKESLRKILHMPTVYSIPTALILKYLPLDLTQAPFWPGLQFVRQGLISIALLTLGVQLSRTTFDFKDRETYLAVAMRLLGGPVLAFFLIKIFGFSGIVAQTLMISSSVPTAVNTALIAVEFDNRPDFASQAVMVSTLLSAVTLTLVIYFARLLFPVI; via the coding sequence ATGCAGGTTTTCTTCTATATTTTAGGCAGCAATATTGTTCCGATCTTTACGCTCATATTTCTTGGCTTTATCTTAAGCAGAGCGTTCAAAATTGATATCTTTACTTTGACTAAGTTTAATCTCTATATTTACGTTCCAATTTTTGTGTTTGTAAATTTATACACGACACCGATAGACATTACCATGCTGAAGGCGCTCATGTTCGCTATTGCGATCTTGATAGTCAATACCGTGGTCAGTACCTGGACAGCGAAAATGAGAGGATATGACTTGAGCATGACCAGCGCCTTTAAAAACGCGGTCATGTTTTATAACTCCGGCAATATTGGCCTGCCCTTGATTATGCTGGTGTTCAGCAGCTATCCCTATGTGATTGATGGACAAACCCCCTACCTGGATTTGGCGGTGACTACTCAGGTAATGGTGCTGGTGATTCAGAATGTAACGACCAATACAATTGCGGTCTTTAACGCGGGCCGGGCTTATCTTGATTGGAAGGAATCGCTGCGGAAAATACTGCATATGCCCACTGTCTATTCAATTCCAACGGCACTTATTTTAAAATATCTGCCGCTGGATTTAACGCAGGCTCCGTTTTGGCCGGGACTGCAGTTTGTCCGCCAAGGATTAATTTCGATTGCCTTGTTAACCTTAGGCGTTCAGCTATCTCGAACCACGTTTGACTTTAAAGATCGGGAAACCTATCTAGCGGTGGCGATGCGGCTTCTCGGCGGACCGGTTCTTGCTTTCTTCTTAATTAAGATATTTGGATTTTCCGGCATTGTGGCTCAAACATTAATGATTTCATCATCGGTTCCCACCGCTGTCAATACCGCATTGATTGCAGTGGAATTTGACAACCGTCCTGATTTTGCTTCGCAGGCAGTAATGGTTTCAACTCTGTTGAGCGCAGTTACTCTCACCCTAGTAATTTACTTTGCTCGCCTGCTGTTTCCCGTGATTTAA